A genomic segment from uncultured Vibrio sp. encodes:
- a CDS encoding PepSY domain-containing protein, translating to MSTVTKPQPTHAARRKTLYFLTWRWHFYAGLYVVPFMLMLAITGLVMLFDDEIEQIRYAELLKVTPQSQVMPVSHQLTAVKEAYPDTQVTQFIPATQSDSANRFSVLLADGSTRFVTVNPYSAEVLGAIDRSESWYELANNIHSTLMIGDLGDYLIEVAASLGMILLVSGLYLWLPVDNARKSGFLRVRVRSGARVFWRDLHANLGGILSLVLLFFLVSGLAWTGIWGGKLVQAWNTFPTYYTWGEKPQSELTHADLNHGSEKEMPWNLEQTPVPQSHHHGGEQEMVSTNATFGIDQVIAQAKVLGFTQYRVAFPRGETGVYTVSANTMAGDIIDPRDDRTAHFDQYTGELIIEVTWKDYSPFAKAMAAGTSLHQGDLSLWNKVSNMLFCVAFAFVSITGVIMWWLRRPTGQGRLGVPPRFEQDGIWIAGLATLTVISVIFPLAGATIVLALMLDWLLVSRITKLKIAFS from the coding sequence TTGAGTACAGTTACTAAACCTCAACCGACACATGCTGCGCGTCGTAAAACCCTCTATTTTCTCACTTGGCGTTGGCATTTTTATGCAGGGCTCTATGTTGTGCCTTTCATGTTAATGCTGGCAATAACAGGCTTAGTTATGTTGTTTGATGATGAAATTGAGCAAATTCGTTACGCAGAGTTGTTGAAAGTGACGCCACAATCACAAGTTATGCCAGTATCTCACCAACTGACAGCAGTGAAAGAGGCATATCCAGATACGCAAGTTACTCAATTTATCCCCGCAACTCAGTCTGATTCAGCTAACCGCTTTTCGGTGCTTCTTGCAGATGGCTCTACCCGTTTTGTAACAGTCAATCCCTATTCTGCGGAAGTTTTAGGGGCGATTGATCGCAGTGAAAGTTGGTATGAGTTGGCTAACAACATTCACAGTACCTTAATGATTGGCGACTTAGGCGATTATTTGATCGAAGTAGCTGCAAGTTTGGGGATGATTTTGCTGGTAAGTGGTCTCTACTTATGGCTGCCAGTGGATAATGCGCGTAAATCGGGATTTCTTAGAGTCCGAGTGAGAAGTGGGGCGAGAGTTTTCTGGCGAGACCTGCACGCTAACTTGGGAGGAATCCTCTCATTGGTATTGTTGTTTTTCCTTGTTTCAGGTCTTGCTTGGACTGGTATTTGGGGAGGGAAACTGGTGCAGGCATGGAACACTTTTCCGACTTACTACACTTGGGGTGAAAAGCCGCAATCGGAGCTGACGCATGCTGACTTAAACCACGGTTCAGAAAAAGAGATGCCGTGGAACTTGGAACAAACGCCAGTACCGCAATCTCATCATCATGGTGGCGAGCAGGAAATGGTCTCGACCAATGCGACCTTTGGCATTGATCAAGTGATAGCTCAGGCCAAAGTTCTTGGTTTTACGCAGTACCGTGTTGCCTTTCCTCGCGGGGAAACGGGTGTTTACACTGTTTCCGCTAATACTATGGCGGGAGATATTATCGATCCGCGTGATGATCGCACTGCACATTTTGACCAGTATACTGGTGAACTGATTATCGAGGTCACTTGGAAAGACTACTCGCCATTCGCTAAAGCAATGGCAGCGGGTACTTCGCTACACCAAGGCGACCTCAGCCTATGGAACAAGGTTTCCAATATGCTGTTTTGTGTCGCCTTCGCTTTTGTATCTATCACGGGAGTGATCATGTGGTGGCTGCGTCGACCAACGGGGCAAGGACGCCTAGGTGTGCCTCCTCGATTTGAACAAGATGGGATATGGATAGCGGGCTTAGCCACTTTAACGGTGATTAGTGTGATATTCCCACTGGCAGGTGCAACCATTGTACTGGCTCTAATGCTTGACTGGTTACTGGTAAGCCGAATAACCAAACTGAAGATCGCTTTCAGTTAA
- a CDS encoding helix-turn-helix transcriptional regulator — translation MQDIACAPSLDAVSKEFGRPKETLIRIFKKHLGITPKSFVNNSRVEKAKILLKRGMSIVDVAAEVGFSDQSQLHRTFVNYTASTPRQYQQVTSIFDNKY, via the coding sequence TTGCAAGACATAGCTTGTGCACCATCTCTTGACGCTGTTTCAAAAGAGTTCGGGAGACCAAAAGAGACATTAATCCGTATTTTTAAAAAGCACCTTGGAATAACGCCGAAGTCATTTGTAAACAATAGTCGTGTTGAAAAAGCGAAGATTTTACTAAAACGCGGAATGAGTATCGTTGATGTGGCGGCAGAAGTGGGTTTCTCTGATCAAAGCCAACTTCATCGTACGTTTGTTAACTATACAGCTTCAACGCCACGACAATACCAGCAGGTAACGTCAATTTTCGACAATAAATACTAA
- the cydB gene encoding cytochrome d ubiquinol oxidase subunit II, translated as MLFDLSVIWFAIIVFATLMYIVMDGFDLGIGILMPFVKNEKHKDVMVNTVAPVWDGNETWIVLGGAALFGAFPLAYAVIIEALTIPLTLMLIALIFRGVAFEFRFKALENHRPFWDRSFMVGSICTTFFQGIVVGAVIQGFDVEGRVYVGGQLDWVAPFPIFCGFALIATYALLGSTWLIMKTEGELQQTMFGFTNKTLAVMIAALIIVSAWTPLAFPSIAERWFSTPNIFYLLPVPVITGLVCFKTVDSVRKHKERSPFLMALIIVILGFAGLGVSIWPNIIPPNISIWDAAAPEISQRFMLFGAVLIIPIILAYTFWSYYVFSGKVKEDEAYH; from the coding sequence ATGCTATTTGACTTATCCGTGATTTGGTTCGCGATCATCGTTTTTGCCACACTCATGTACATTGTAATGGATGGCTTTGACTTGGGGATTGGCATCCTGATGCCATTTGTTAAAAACGAAAAACATAAAGATGTCATGGTGAACACCGTAGCCCCGGTTTGGGACGGGAACGAAACCTGGATTGTACTGGGTGGTGCTGCGTTATTCGGAGCATTTCCACTTGCCTACGCGGTGATTATAGAAGCGTTAACCATTCCACTAACACTCATGCTCATCGCACTAATCTTTCGTGGCGTTGCCTTTGAGTTTCGCTTTAAAGCACTGGAAAACCATCGACCATTTTGGGACCGTTCATTCATGGTCGGTTCAATCTGCACAACCTTTTTCCAAGGCATCGTTGTCGGCGCAGTCATTCAAGGTTTTGATGTAGAAGGTCGCGTCTATGTAGGTGGACAACTGGACTGGGTGGCGCCATTCCCGATTTTCTGTGGTTTTGCACTAATCGCAACATATGCACTGTTAGGTAGTACATGGCTGATTATGAAAACCGAAGGCGAGTTGCAACAAACCATGTTCGGTTTTACTAACAAAACCCTAGCGGTGATGATTGCTGCATTAATTATTGTTAGTGCGTGGACTCCTCTGGCGTTTCCATCCATTGCTGAGCGCTGGTTCTCTACGCCTAATATTTTCTATTTGCTTCCTGTACCTGTTATTACGGGCCTGGTGTGCTTCAAAACCGTTGACTCGGTAAGAAAACACAAAGAACGCAGCCCATTTCTTATGGCATTAATCATCGTCATTTTGGGCTTCGCTGGACTTGGGGTTAGTATCTGGCCGAATATTATTCCACCTAATATTTCAATTTGGGATGCGGCAGCTCCGGAGATAAGTCAACGCTTTATGTTATTTGGTGCGGTGCTGATCATTCCGATAATACTTGCCTATACATTCTGGAGTTACTATGTGTTTTCTGGAAAAGTGAAAGAAGATGAAGCCTACCATTAA
- a CDS encoding IS110 family transposase, translating into MSDYSYFGGIDLAKNHFSIHVVDSQGKVILHKSVTRSKLLPTLANMPPMRIGLEACGGAHYWARTLHGLGHDARIMAVKYVVPHRTKGKNDLNDAASICQAVQHSSTRFVPVKSPEQQAILSVHRMREHWVRERTALMNRIRALLSEFGLIIPVGRSSLMKQVPLMLEDAENELPHLARTAIADAYHHLEALNQRIADTEQVFDAFAKVSDNVQRIMKVRGIGPQTATAILASIGSGSQFDKSRDFSAWLGLVPKQYSTGGKPRLGRITKHGDKYLRTLLVHGARTVMANLGDKQDRLSQWCRSILERRGMNRAIVALAAKNARIIWSLLHNQTEYENYAA; encoded by the coding sequence ATGTCTGATTATTCTTATTTTGGCGGTATCGACTTAGCTAAAAATCACTTCAGTATTCATGTCGTTGACTCACAAGGTAAAGTCATCCTGCATAAATCCGTTACCCGCTCTAAGCTACTGCCTACATTAGCAAATATGCCACCTATGCGTATAGGCTTAGAAGCGTGCGGTGGAGCGCATTACTGGGCAAGGACACTCCATGGACTTGGCCATGATGCTCGCATCATGGCGGTTAAGTATGTCGTCCCACACCGTACAAAAGGTAAAAATGACCTCAATGATGCGGCTTCTATTTGCCAAGCTGTACAACACTCATCTACCCGCTTCGTACCCGTAAAATCCCCTGAGCAACAAGCCATTTTGTCGGTGCACCGTATGAGAGAACATTGGGTTCGTGAGCGAACTGCTTTAATGAACCGTATCCGAGCGCTACTTTCCGAATTCGGACTAATCATACCTGTTGGACGCTCATCGCTGATGAAGCAAGTTCCCCTCATGCTCGAAGACGCCGAAAACGAACTGCCTCATTTAGCCAGAACGGCGATTGCTGACGCTTACCATCATCTTGAAGCGTTAAACCAACGTATTGCTGACACAGAACAGGTCTTCGATGCTTTTGCTAAAGTCAGTGACAATGTTCAGCGGATTATGAAGGTGAGAGGCATTGGCCCTCAAACCGCTACGGCGATACTAGCGTCGATAGGGAGTGGCTCTCAGTTCGACAAGAGCCGAGATTTCTCTGCCTGGCTAGGGTTAGTCCCAAAACAATATTCAACTGGCGGTAAACCAAGGTTAGGCAGAATCACCAAGCATGGTGATAAATATCTACGAACTTTGCTCGTTCATGGTGCCCGAACGGTTATGGCAAACTTGGGAGATAAACAAGATAGGTTGAGTCAGTGGTGTCGCAGTATTCTTGAACGTCGGGGCATGAACCGAGCCATCGTGGCTCTGGCTGCAAAGAATGCCCGAATCATCTGGTCACTACTGCACAACCAAACAGAATACGAGAATTACGCTGCTTAA
- a CDS encoding cytochrome ubiquinol oxidase subunit I has translation MFGLDAFMLARIQFAFTVSFHIIFPAITIGLATYLAVLEGLWLKTRNPDYKNLYHYWSKIFAVNFGMGVVSGLVMAYQFGTNWSGFADFAGSITGPLLTYEVLTAFFLEAGFLGVMLFGWNRVGEKLHFFATSMVALGTIISTFWILASNSWMQTPQGFEIVDGRVVPVDWFEVIFNPSFPYRLMHMGVAAFLSTALFVGASAAWHLLKGNRSSAVKKMFAMSLGMLVIVAPIQALIGDMHGLNTLKHQPAKIAAIEGHWSNADGEPTPLILFGFPNMETEKTEYTLEIPVLGSLILRHSLTEPIPALKDFPKDERPNSLVVFWSFRIMVALGMLMILQGFYSLWLHRKNALYTTNWFLKFSILMGPTGLIAILAGWFTTEIGRQPWVVYGLQKTHDAVSAHGDLQMSISLLCFFVVYSAVFGFGYYYMIRQIKQGPETKDHEHHEMSTISGRI, from the coding sequence ATGTTTGGTCTTGATGCATTTATGCTGGCGAGAATACAGTTTGCTTTTACTGTCTCTTTCCACATTATATTCCCCGCAATTACCATCGGCTTAGCCACGTACTTAGCTGTGCTTGAAGGGTTATGGTTGAAAACTCGTAATCCTGATTACAAAAACCTTTATCATTACTGGTCGAAAATCTTCGCAGTAAACTTTGGTATGGGTGTCGTATCTGGCTTAGTTATGGCTTACCAGTTTGGTACTAACTGGAGTGGTTTTGCTGACTTCGCTGGTAGCATTACGGGCCCATTACTTACTTATGAAGTATTAACTGCATTCTTTCTAGAAGCAGGATTTCTTGGCGTAATGCTTTTCGGTTGGAACCGTGTCGGTGAGAAACTTCATTTCTTTGCTACCTCTATGGTGGCTTTAGGTACCATCATCTCAACATTTTGGATTCTCGCTTCAAACAGCTGGATGCAAACGCCGCAAGGTTTCGAAATTGTAGATGGACGTGTCGTTCCTGTTGATTGGTTTGAAGTCATCTTCAACCCGTCGTTTCCATATCGATTAATGCATATGGGTGTTGCGGCATTTCTGAGTACGGCTTTATTTGTTGGTGCATCGGCAGCATGGCACTTACTGAAAGGCAATCGCAGTTCAGCAGTTAAAAAAATGTTTGCAATGTCACTAGGAATGCTTGTCATTGTTGCTCCAATTCAAGCACTTATTGGTGACATGCATGGTTTGAACACCCTAAAACATCAACCCGCAAAAATCGCCGCAATTGAAGGGCATTGGTCAAACGCAGATGGTGAGCCCACTCCCCTAATCCTGTTTGGTTTTCCAAATATGGAAACAGAAAAAACAGAGTACACGCTTGAGATTCCTGTACTAGGCAGCTTGATTTTACGTCATAGTTTAACTGAGCCTATTCCTGCACTAAAAGATTTTCCAAAAGACGAACGACCAAATTCACTCGTGGTGTTCTGGTCATTCAGAATCATGGTAGCGCTTGGTATGCTAATGATTTTGCAAGGCTTCTACAGCCTATGGCTGCATCGCAAAAACGCGCTTTATACCACAAACTGGTTCCTGAAGTTTTCAATACTGATGGGGCCGACTGGACTTATCGCGATTCTTGCCGGGTGGTTCACGACAGAAATTGGCCGTCAGCCTTGGGTCGTATACGGACTTCAGAAAACTCATGATGCGGTATCTGCTCATGGTGATTTACAAATGAGCATTAGCCTCCTGTGCTTCTTTGTTGTTTACAGCGCGGTGTTTGGGTTTGGCTACTACTATATGATTCGTCAGATCAAACAAGGCCCTGAGACTAAAGACCACGAACATCATGAAATGAGCACAATTTCAGGTCGTATTTAA
- a CDS encoding LysE family translocator, with the protein MSLSILFPAAFPALALAHFVALLSPGQDFFLIIAHAIRHRLLGSRFICLGIALGNAIYIALVIFGWANIRENQIVFKIVEVLGAIYLFWIGQKLLRSKQTDSLLETEHVQVPSALNQLLLGLNSALLNPKNALFYMSLMTVILGNDVTLIQQVSCGVWMFLAVLLWDLFIATAICRPRIQKHLKAGIHIVERVAGIVLIFFGVTLFTGYL; encoded by the coding sequence ATGTCGCTTTCAATCCTTTTCCCTGCTGCTTTCCCTGCACTAGCACTAGCTCATTTCGTCGCTCTGTTGAGTCCTGGACAGGATTTTTTCTTAATTATTGCTCATGCAATCCGTCATAGATTGCTCGGGAGTCGGTTTATCTGTCTTGGTATTGCTCTAGGAAATGCAATTTATATCGCGTTGGTGATATTCGGTTGGGCAAATATCCGTGAGAATCAAATTGTATTTAAAATAGTTGAGGTATTAGGGGCTATTTACCTTTTTTGGATTGGTCAGAAGTTATTAAGAAGCAAACAAACTGATTCGTTATTGGAAACAGAACATGTACAAGTCCCATCAGCATTGAACCAACTGCTTCTTGGATTAAATTCCGCACTACTCAACCCTAAGAATGCACTGTTCTATATGAGTTTAATGACCGTGATTTTAGGAAATGACGTTACGTTGATTCAGCAGGTCTCTTGTGGGGTGTGGATGTTTCTGGCCGTCTTGCTTTGGGACTTATTCATTGCAACTGCTATCTGTCGTCCTCGAATTCAGAAACACTTAAAAGCGGGCATACACATCGTGGAAAGAGTGGCTGGCATAGTTCTCATTTTCTTTGGTGTAACTTTGTTTACAGGATATTTGTAG
- a CDS encoding DUF2474 domain-containing protein — MKMKQGIEQWAWMIGIWAASVVALGIVSMGFRLLMTAAGLKS; from the coding sequence ATGAAAATGAAACAAGGAATCGAACAATGGGCCTGGATGATCGGTATCTGGGCTGCAAGTGTTGTCGCACTTGGTATCGTATCTATGGGTTTTCGACTACTGATGACCGCTGCCGGCCTTAAATCGTAA
- a CDS encoding PLP-dependent aminotransferase family protein: MAKYQELVEQLKRQILSGIWNPGDKLPSLRKQSEHAGMSLMTVLHAYQLLESQGWIISQARSGYRVAPRVKESNVQQTPMAVSSTEQVDINEFIFEVLQASKNPQMVNFGFAYPSPDLYPRYHVTRALSAAARHMPISNSFDNLPPGNEQLRSIIAKRYAAKGIEISPDEIVITAGALEALNLSLQACTSQGDWVVVESPTFYGALQSLQRLGLKALSVRTDPISGIDLDSLERALQTHDVKACWLMSNHQNPLGFTLSDDKKKQVVDTLKRYNVALIEDDVYSELYDGTEPMSSMKMYDDAGNTMLCSSFSKSLIAGLRIGWVVAGKRALEIQKLQLMSTLATSAPIQMTLVHYLTSRNYELHLKQLRKKLAERKKKMTELLKSLLPDEVCIVSQSGGYFVWLELPEHVDTMQIYRDVLQKNVSITPGKMFSPTEQYNHCIRLNASFELDKHHIRALEVLTSSIVSQIGRGDSKRDV, encoded by the coding sequence TTGGCAAAGTATCAGGAGCTGGTGGAACAGTTGAAACGGCAGATTTTGTCAGGTATATGGAACCCAGGTGACAAACTTCCTTCTTTACGAAAGCAATCTGAGCATGCTGGAATGAGTCTTATGACAGTGCTCCATGCTTATCAGCTACTGGAGTCTCAAGGTTGGATTATTTCTCAAGCACGGTCTGGATACCGTGTTGCACCGAGAGTGAAAGAGTCCAATGTTCAACAGACACCGATGGCTGTATCTTCTACAGAGCAAGTCGATATCAACGAATTTATATTTGAAGTGCTTCAGGCTAGCAAAAACCCGCAGATGGTAAACTTTGGATTCGCGTATCCGAGCCCTGATTTATATCCTCGTTATCATGTGACTCGTGCCTTATCGGCTGCGGCGCGTCACATGCCGATCTCAAATTCGTTTGATAACCTGCCGCCGGGTAACGAGCAGCTTAGATCGATTATTGCCAAGCGCTATGCAGCAAAGGGGATTGAAATTTCTCCAGATGAAATAGTGATTACCGCAGGGGCATTGGAGGCTTTAAATTTGAGCTTACAGGCCTGTACAAGTCAAGGTGATTGGGTGGTGGTAGAGTCACCAACATTTTATGGAGCTTTACAATCGTTGCAGCGCTTGGGGTTAAAAGCGTTATCTGTACGTACAGATCCAATATCAGGTATTGATCTCGATTCATTAGAGCGGGCTTTGCAAACGCATGATGTAAAGGCGTGTTGGTTGATGTCTAACCATCAAAACCCGTTGGGCTTTACGTTGTCAGATGATAAAAAGAAACAGGTTGTTGATACTTTAAAGCGTTACAACGTCGCTTTGATTGAAGATGATGTTTATAGCGAACTCTATGATGGGACGGAACCTATGAGTTCGATGAAAATGTATGATGACGCGGGTAATACCATGCTGTGTTCATCCTTCTCAAAATCGTTGATCGCTGGTCTGCGTATAGGCTGGGTAGTCGCAGGAAAACGAGCGCTTGAAATTCAGAAATTACAGCTAATGAGTACTTTGGCAACCAGCGCCCCGATTCAGATGACTCTGGTTCATTACTTAACCAGCCGAAACTACGAGTTACACCTCAAACAATTACGTAAAAAGCTTGCTGAACGAAAGAAAAAAATGACTGAGCTGCTTAAGTCACTCCTTCCCGATGAGGTGTGCATCGTCAGTCAAAGTGGAGGGTATTTTGTTTGGCTTGAATTGCCAGAACACGTTGACACTATGCAGATATACCGTGATGTTTTGCAAAAAAATGTCAGTATTACTCCCGGTAAAATGTTTAGTCCAACAGAACAATATAACCACTGTATTCGGCTTAATGCCTCTTTCGAACTCGATAAACACCATATTAGAGCGTTAGAGGTTTTAACAAGCAGTATTGTTTCGCAAATTGGTCGAGGCGACTCGAAACGTGACGTTTGA
- a CDS encoding methyl-accepting chemotaxis protein: MNIKNLSVVKKISLSYLTVFLVFAIVSIILMQSLSVLNKNINILTNKSLPSVALLKGIQVDITKIRKDEFSLLPNSHNPQIGEWLSDLDQWRQDVQSGITAYEALELNEQETASFKTFKETWNQYITETKPYNRLLKEGDAAGANDLILSSFPTYSKALKSLDDSLTLNDRAVVQIGQDVWREASATQLSAGIGALSIIAVMILSALLLSRAICRPIDHALKFAANIAKGQLNNEVNESELTKDELGNLLKSLGTMQANLHSLVSEINDSTIQLTAAVEEVSAISSQTASGMQNQQLELSSVASAMTEMQAAVSEVAQNTEVGATSAYSAAEVAKQGTETLQQTITVIERVSGSIQNSDNLAQELESSSNNINVVVDVIRGIAEQTNLLALNAAIEAARAGEQGRGFAVVADEVRSLAQRTQDSTSQIIDIVSQLQQNTSKMGQSSKECQEGISICVEQVNEAGNQINKIEHSVDNIAQMSTHIATACSEQNSVSEELNRSVEHINCASTEMAEGASQTAVACQQISSLAHNLKVRMGVFRL; the protein is encoded by the coding sequence ATGAATATCAAGAACCTAAGTGTTGTTAAGAAAATATCGTTGAGCTATCTGACGGTATTTCTAGTTTTTGCGATAGTGTCAATCATATTGATGCAAAGTTTATCGGTATTAAACAAAAATATTAATATTCTCACGAACAAGAGCTTACCGTCGGTAGCGCTTTTGAAAGGCATCCAAGTTGATATTACAAAAATTCGTAAAGATGAGTTCTCTTTGCTGCCGAACAGTCACAACCCGCAAATAGGTGAGTGGTTAAGTGATCTTGACCAATGGCGTCAAGACGTTCAATCGGGTATCACCGCTTATGAGGCGTTAGAACTGAATGAGCAAGAAACGGCATCTTTTAAAACATTTAAAGAAACGTGGAATCAATATATCACCGAAACCAAGCCTTATAATAGGCTGTTAAAAGAAGGTGATGCGGCAGGTGCTAATGATCTGATTTTATCGAGCTTTCCTACTTACTCTAAGGCACTGAAAAGTTTAGATGACTCCTTGACGCTGAATGACCGAGCGGTCGTTCAAATTGGTCAGGATGTATGGAGAGAAGCTTCTGCAACGCAACTGAGTGCAGGCATTGGTGCGCTAAGTATTATAGCGGTGATGATCTTATCTGCTTTGCTACTGTCTCGAGCGATTTGTCGCCCGATTGACCATGCGTTGAAATTTGCTGCAAATATAGCTAAAGGTCAATTGAACAACGAGGTAAATGAAAGTGAGTTAACCAAAGATGAGCTAGGGAACTTACTTAAGTCACTTGGAACCATGCAAGCAAATTTGCACTCTCTAGTCTCTGAAATCAATGATTCAACCATTCAGCTTACCGCAGCGGTAGAAGAAGTCAGTGCGATTTCTTCACAGACAGCATCAGGTATGCAGAATCAACAACTCGAGTTGAGTTCTGTCGCATCGGCGATGACGGAAATGCAGGCTGCAGTGAGTGAAGTGGCACAAAATACCGAGGTTGGCGCGACGTCTGCGTATTCCGCTGCGGAAGTAGCAAAACAGGGAACCGAAACGTTGCAGCAAACGATTACGGTGATAGAGAGAGTTTCCGGATCGATTCAAAATTCAGATAATTTGGCACAAGAGCTTGAATCTAGTTCAAACAATATTAATGTTGTCGTCGATGTCATACGTGGTATCGCTGAACAGACAAACTTATTGGCACTCAATGCGGCGATCGAGGCGGCAAGGGCAGGAGAGCAAGGTCGCGGGTTCGCGGTTGTTGCGGATGAAGTGCGTTCGTTAGCGCAGCGTACGCAAGACTCAACTTCCCAGATTATTGATATCGTGAGTCAACTGCAACAAAACACCAGCAAAATGGGGCAATCGAGCAAAGAGTGTCAGGAAGGGATTTCGATTTGTGTTGAACAGGTGAATGAAGCAGGCAATCAAATCAACAAAATTGAGCACTCGGTAGACAATATCGCACAAATGAGTACGCATATCGCCACAGCATGTAGTGAGCAGAACTCGGTTTCAGAAGAGTTAAATCGAAGTGTTGAGCATATCAATTGTGCTTCGACTGAAATGGCAGAAGGGGCCTCTCAAACGGCAGTCGCATGTCAGCAAATAAGTAGTCTTGCTCATAACTTAAAAGTGCGTATGGGCGTATTTAGGCTTTAG
- a CDS encoding MerR family transcriptional regulator gives MYIKEAAELAGATQRAIRLYESLGLLNVSRSGKYRVYTETNVSLIKIIKEAQTLGIKLSEMVDLKDEKGSFDWPTVRDFLTEKQKEVELQIQQLREQRNRIEQYRKSIDICIQRVDSDP, from the coding sequence GTGTATATAAAAGAAGCAGCTGAATTAGCTGGTGCAACTCAGAGAGCTATTCGGCTATATGAGTCTTTAGGTCTACTGAACGTTTCTCGTTCAGGAAAGTACCGAGTTTACACTGAAACTAATGTAAGCCTGATAAAAATAATCAAAGAGGCTCAGACTCTAGGGATCAAACTTTCAGAAATGGTAGATTTAAAAGACGAAAAAGGCAGCTTCGATTGGCCAACTGTCAGAGATTTCCTGACTGAAAAACAAAAAGAAGTTGAGCTTCAAATTCAACAGCTGAGAGAGCAAAGAAATCGAATTGAACAATATCGTAAATCAATTGATATTTGTATTCAAAGGGTTGACTCTGACCCATAG
- a CDS encoding response regulator, whose amino-acid sequence MDDERAFIRSLSLALERRGGITHLYQTSHSREVMTLIEQNPDIELVLLDLNMPHISGDVLLKLIVERHPNVGVIIVNGGGFFFLLQEVITILYRN is encoded by the coding sequence GTGGACGATGAGCGTGCATTTATCCGTAGTCTGTCACTGGCTCTGGAGAGGCGCGGGGGTATCACTCATCTTTATCAGACCAGCCACAGCCGTGAAGTTATGACGCTGATCGAACAGAACCCGGATATTGAGTTAGTATTACTTGATCTTAATATGCCTCATATCTCCGGAGATGTGCTTCTGAAGCTGATAGTAGAGAGGCACCCGAATGTGGGTGTAATTATTGTTAATGGGGGGGGATTCTTTTTTCTGCTCCAGGAAGTGATAACAATTTTATATCGCAATTAA
- a CDS encoding NAD(P)H-dependent oxidoreductase: protein MRKVLVINANPKRESFCASITNIYAETSAQGHEVKRIHISDMNFEMSLDHGYDHVQSLEPDLQKFQELVLWSDHIVIVTPVWWGSLPAKFKGLIDRVFLPNFAFRYVKGKPFPEKLLSGRSSELIVTLDTPPFWYKYVKGNIIYKHVKKAILDFSGIKNRSVTYFGPVIGSNSETRQAWLEKTSRLASRLK from the coding sequence ATGAGAAAAGTACTGGTCATAAATGCAAACCCAAAACGAGAAAGTTTCTGTGCGTCCATAACTAATATTTACGCAGAAACTTCTGCACAAGGGCATGAAGTTAAACGAATCCATATAAGTGACATGAATTTTGAAATGAGTTTGGATCACGGCTATGACCATGTGCAATCCTTAGAACCCGATTTACAGAAGTTTCAAGAGCTAGTTCTTTGGTCTGATCATATTGTTATTGTCACACCTGTGTGGTGGGGTTCTTTACCAGCGAAGTTCAAGGGATTAATAGACAGAGTATTTCTGCCCAATTTTGCATTTAGATATGTTAAAGGTAAGCCTTTTCCAGAAAAGCTATTATCGGGTCGTAGTTCAGAGCTAATTGTCACATTAGACACGCCTCCATTTTGGTATAAGTACGTTAAAGGAAATATAATCTACAAGCATGTAAAAAAGGCCATTCTCGACTTTTCAGGTATCAAAAATCGTTCTGTAACGTACTTTGGACCAGTTATAGGTTCTAACTCTGAAACAAGACAAGCTTGGCTTGAAAAAACATCAAGGCTAGCAAGTCGACTAAAGTAG